One genomic region from Phragmites australis chromosome 1, lpPhrAust1.1, whole genome shotgun sequence encodes:
- the LOC133924383 gene encoding probable protein phosphatase 2C 9 isoform X2 yields the protein MAEICCEEAKSTPATATAAAAVSATAAAAVAVASSALERRRRRLEMRRFRIASDLEPPVREDVRAGKRQRLVRTASGPCPDTGSDSERPTLPERLPTYGVTSVCGRRREMEDAVSIRPDFLSGANKHHFFGVFDGHGCLHVATMCKDRMHEVVADEHKKMGSGEESAWKGVMERSFARLDEQATSWATSRSRDEPACKCEQQMPSRCDHVGSTAVVAIVSATHVVVANAGDSRAVLSRAGVPVPLSVDHKPDRLDELARIEASGGRVIYWDGARVLGVLAMSRAIGDGYLKPYVSSEPEVTVTERTDDDECLILASDGLWDVVTNEMACEVVRTCFRSNGPPAPVAGPSGVLPTSGDAESDNGSSAVKGISKACSDAAMLLAKLALARRSADNVSVVVVDLRRGL from the exons ATGGCCGAGATCTGCTGCGAGGAAGCCAAGTCCACGCCGGCCACCGCCACTGCCGCGGCTGCAGTCTCTGCcacggccgctgccgccgtggCTGTCGCCTCCTCGGCTTTGGAGAGGAGGCGACGCAGGTTGGAGATGAGGCGATTCCGCATCGCGAGTGATCTGGAGCCGCCGGTCAGGGAGGACGTCCGCGCGGGCAAGCGGCAGAGGCTGGTGCGCACGGCGTCCGGCCCGTGCCCCGACACCGGCTCGGACTCCGAGCGGCCGACCCTGCCGGAGAGGTTGCCGACGTACGGGGTCACCTCCGtctgcggccgccgccgcgagaTGGAGGACGCCGTCTCCATCAGACCGGACTTCTTGTCCGGGGCCAACAAGCACCATTTCTTCGGCGTCTTCGACGGCCACGGCTGCTTACAC GTTGCAACGATGTGCAAGGACAGGATGCATGAGGTGGTTGCCGACGAGCATAAGAAGATGGGCTCCGGCGAAGAGTCGGCATGGAAGGGTGTGATGGAGAGGAGCTTTGCTCGATTGGATGAGCAGGCCACCAGCTGGGCGACCAGCCGCAGCCGCGACGAGCCCGCCTGCAAGTGCGAGCAGCAGATGCCCTCGCGGTGCGACCACGTGGGGTCCACCGCCGTCGTTGCCATCGTCAGCGCCACTCACGTCGTCGTCGCCAACGCTGGCGACTCCCGCGCTGTCCTCTCCCGCGCTGGCGTCCCCGTCCCGCTCTCCGTCGACCACAAG CCTGACCGACTTGACGAGCTGGCGCGCATCGAGGCCTCGGGCGGCCGCGTCATCTACTGGGACGGCGCCCGTGTTCTCGGCGTCCTCGCCATGTCTCGAGCTATAG GTGATGGTTACCTTAAGCCGTATGTGTCGTCGGAGCCGGAGGTGACGGTGACGGAGCGCACCGACGACGACGAGTGTCTGATCCTGGCCAGCGACGGTCTGTGGGACGTCGTGACCAACGAGATGGCGTGCGAGGTCGTCCGGACATGCTTCCGCAGCAACGGTCCGCCGGCGCCGGTCGCTGGGCCGAGCGGCGTGCTCCCTACCTCTGGCGATGCGGAGTCCGACAACGGATCCTCGGCGGTGAAGGGCATAAGCAAGGCGTGCTCCGACGCGGCCATGCTGCTGGCGAAGCTGGCGCTAGCCCGGCGGAGCGCCGACAATGTCAGCGTGGTCGTCGTGGATCTCCGCCGGGGGCTGTGA
- the LOC133924383 gene encoding probable protein phosphatase 2C 9 isoform X1 — protein sequence MAEICCEEAKSTPATATAAAAVSATAAAAVAVASSALERRRRRLEMRRFRIASDLEPPVREDVRAGKRQRLVRTASGPCPDTGSDSERPTLPERLPTYGVTSVCGRRREMEDAVSIRPDFLSGANKHHFFGVFDGHGCLHVATMCKDRMHEVVADEHKKMGSGEESAWKGVMERSFARLDEQATSWATSRSRDEPACKCEQQMPSRCDHVGSTAVVAIVSATHVVVANAGDSRAVLSRAGVPVPLSVDHKVCIQFSLASRGVADLHLPFLRNLSMDLTSSASGFVQPDRLDELARIEASGGRVIYWDGARVLGVLAMSRAIGDGYLKPYVSSEPEVTVTERTDDDECLILASDGLWDVVTNEMACEVVRTCFRSNGPPAPVAGPSGVLPTSGDAESDNGSSAVKGISKACSDAAMLLAKLALARRSADNVSVVVVDLRRGL from the exons ATGGCCGAGATCTGCTGCGAGGAAGCCAAGTCCACGCCGGCCACCGCCACTGCCGCGGCTGCAGTCTCTGCcacggccgctgccgccgtggCTGTCGCCTCCTCGGCTTTGGAGAGGAGGCGACGCAGGTTGGAGATGAGGCGATTCCGCATCGCGAGTGATCTGGAGCCGCCGGTCAGGGAGGACGTCCGCGCGGGCAAGCGGCAGAGGCTGGTGCGCACGGCGTCCGGCCCGTGCCCCGACACCGGCTCGGACTCCGAGCGGCCGACCCTGCCGGAGAGGTTGCCGACGTACGGGGTCACCTCCGtctgcggccgccgccgcgagaTGGAGGACGCCGTCTCCATCAGACCGGACTTCTTGTCCGGGGCCAACAAGCACCATTTCTTCGGCGTCTTCGACGGCCACGGCTGCTTACAC GTTGCAACGATGTGCAAGGACAGGATGCATGAGGTGGTTGCCGACGAGCATAAGAAGATGGGCTCCGGCGAAGAGTCGGCATGGAAGGGTGTGATGGAGAGGAGCTTTGCTCGATTGGATGAGCAGGCCACCAGCTGGGCGACCAGCCGCAGCCGCGACGAGCCCGCCTGCAAGTGCGAGCAGCAGATGCCCTCGCGGTGCGACCACGTGGGGTCCACCGCCGTCGTTGCCATCGTCAGCGCCACTCACGTCGTCGTCGCCAACGCTGGCGACTCCCGCGCTGTCCTCTCCCGCGCTGGCGTCCCCGTCCCGCTCTCCGTCGACCACAAGGTTTGTATACAGTTTTCTCTAGCGTCACGGGGCGTGGCAGACTTGCACCTCCCGTTTCTGCGTAACTTGTCCATGGACTTGACGAGCTCAGCTTCCGGGTTCGTTCAGCCTGACCGACTTGACGAGCTGGCGCGCATCGAGGCCTCGGGCGGCCGCGTCATCTACTGGGACGGCGCCCGTGTTCTCGGCGTCCTCGCCATGTCTCGAGCTATAG GTGATGGTTACCTTAAGCCGTATGTGTCGTCGGAGCCGGAGGTGACGGTGACGGAGCGCACCGACGACGACGAGTGTCTGATCCTGGCCAGCGACGGTCTGTGGGACGTCGTGACCAACGAGATGGCGTGCGAGGTCGTCCGGACATGCTTCCGCAGCAACGGTCCGCCGGCGCCGGTCGCTGGGCCGAGCGGCGTGCTCCCTACCTCTGGCGATGCGGAGTCCGACAACGGATCCTCGGCGGTGAAGGGCATAAGCAAGGCGTGCTCCGACGCGGCCATGCTGCTGGCGAAGCTGGCGCTAGCCCGGCGGAGCGCCGACAATGTCAGCGTGGTCGTCGTGGATCTCCGCCGGGGGCTGTGA